From Apium graveolens cultivar Ventura chromosome 9, ASM990537v1, whole genome shotgun sequence, the proteins below share one genomic window:
- the LOC141687499 gene encoding putative ribosome biogenesis protein RLP24 translates to MRLEKCWFCSSTVYPGHGIQFVRNDAKIFRFCRSKCHKNFKMKRNPRKVKWTKAYRRLHGKDMTQDTTFEFERKRNRPERYDRNLAENTLKAIKKIVKVRADRESNHIKNRMKGNKSAERKRDAKELEQSIHMVKAPLTLEKDPSYTLPKIQEKVHLRSEENRMEE, encoded by the exons ATGAGATTGGAGAAGTGCTGGTTTTGTTCATCAACTGTGTATCCTGGTCACGGTATTCAGTTTGTCCGAAATGATGCCAAG ATTTTCCGATTTTGTAGGTCTAAGTGCCACAAAAATTTTAAGATGAAGAGGAACCCTCGTAAAGTTAAATGGACCAAGGCATATAGGCGGTTACATGGAAAGGACATGACTCAG GATACAACATTCGAATTTGAAAGGAAGCGTAATAGGCCAGAGAGATACGACAGGAATCTTGCTGAGAATACCCTGAAGGCCATTAAGAAGATTGTTAAAGTTAGAGCTGATAGGGAGAGCAACCACATTAAGAATAG AATGAAAGGAAACAAATCGGCCGAGCGCAAGCGGGATGCAAAGGAGCTGGAACAAAGCATTCACATGGTCAAAGCTCCTCTTACCCTCGAAAAAGATCCATCTTATACATTACCAAAAATCCAGGAAAAGGTTCACCTGCGTTCAGAAGAAAATCGCATGGAAGAATAG
- the LOC141686911 gene encoding uncharacterized protein LOC141686911 isoform X1 encodes MALSFSCYASLNPQHQRRNKLISQSNKKCVDKVKNLVRANDVCLNTTSPDESLQKGNWVKLICGASFEDVVDIRNLSLVYTLAGVDCIDCAADGSVVNAVNEGIEAARAIVPIRRPWVMISVNDHEDLHFRKAQFDPDDCPPDCSRPCENVCPADAISLNDTLSALQHGVLTERCYGCGRCFPICPYDKIMEITYIRDAAATAELLKRGDVDAMEIHTSGRYISFFKELWDGLGDSVSCLKLVAVSLPDIGDKTISAMNMMYSVMEANLSFFNLWQLDGRPMSGDIGRGATREAIAFAVRIAAARDKPRGFLQLAGGTNAHTVNGLKKHSLFQTSTTSTNLEDKNLRSSSSSCNALIGGVAYGGYARKIVGRILNSMQALHGHACIEDHPEHLVMALTEALALVGPIKCYPIS; translated from the exons ATGGCGCTGAGTTTCTCTTGCTATGCTTCTCTCAATCCACAACATCAAC GTAGAAATAAGCTAATAAGTCAGAGCAACAAGAAATGTGTTGATAAGGTGAAGAATCTTGTAAGAGCAAATGATGTTTGTTTAAACACAACATCTCCAGATGAATCCTTACAAAAGGGCAATTGGGTCAAGCTCATTTGTGGTGCTAGCTTTGAG GATGTAGTTGATATTAGAAATCTCTCTCTAGTTTACACATTAGCTGGAG TTGATTGCATTGATTGTGCTGCTGATGGGTCAGTGGTAAATGCGGTAAATGAAGGCATAGAGGCTGCAAGAGCTATTGTACCTATTCGAAGGCCCTGGGTAATGATCAGTGTTAATGATCATGAAGATCTTCATTTCCGCAAAGCTC AATTTGACCCGGATGACTGTCCCCCAGACTGCTCAAGACCATGCGAGAATGTTTGTCCTGCTGATGCTATATCACTAAATGATACACTTAGCGCACTGCAG CATGGAGTATTGACAGAACGGTGCTATGGTTGCGGAAGATGCTTTCCTATCTGCCCATATGATAAAATAA TGGAGATTACATATATAAGAGATGCTGCTGCAACAGCTGAGCTTCTGAAAAGGGGTGATGTTGATGCTATGGAGATACATACAAGTGGAAG GTATATATCATTCTTTAAAGAACTTTGGGATGGATTGGGAGATTCTGTTAGCTGTCTGAAACTTGTCGCT GTTAGCTTGCCTGACATAGGTGATAAAACCATATCTGCAATGAATATGATGTACTCTGTCATGGAAGCCAATCTGTCTTTTTTTAACCTATGGCAG TTGGATGGGCGCCCCATGAGTGGAGATATCGGGCGAGGTGCCACCAGGGAAGCAATAGCTTTTGCGGTACGTATAGCTGCTGCTAGAGACAAGCCTCGAG GTTTCCTTCAACTGGCTGGTGGTACTAATGCTCACACAGTAAACGGGTTGAAAAAACACAGCCTCTTTCAGACAAGCACCACCTCAA CCAACTTGGAAGACAAGAACCTGCGTTCAAGTTCATCTAGCTGTAATGCTTTAATTGGTGGGGTAGCTTATGGTGGCTATGCAAGAAAG ATTGTTGGAAGAATTCTGAATTCCATGCAAGCTCTGCATGGACATGCCTGCATTGAAGATCACCCGGAGCATCTCGTGATGGCACTTACGGAAGCCCTTGCATTGGTTGGACCGATCAAGTGTTATCCAATTTCTTAA
- the LOC141686911 gene encoding uncharacterized protein LOC141686911 isoform X2 has product MALSFSCYASLNPQHQRRNKLISQSNKKCVDKVKNLVRANDVCLNTTSPDESLQKGNWVKLICGASFEDVVDIRNLSLVYTLAGVDCIDCAADGSVVNAVNEGIEAARAIVPIRRPWVMISVNDHEDLHFRKAQFDPDDCPPDCSRPCENVCPADAISLNDTLSALQHGVLTERCYGCGRCFPICPYDKIMEITYIRDAAATAELLKRGDVDAMEIHTSGRYISFFKELWDGLGDSVSCLKLVAVSLPDIGDKTISAMNMMYSVMEANLSFFNLWQLDGRPMSGDIGRGATREAIAFAVSFNWLVVLMLTQ; this is encoded by the exons ATGGCGCTGAGTTTCTCTTGCTATGCTTCTCTCAATCCACAACATCAAC GTAGAAATAAGCTAATAAGTCAGAGCAACAAGAAATGTGTTGATAAGGTGAAGAATCTTGTAAGAGCAAATGATGTTTGTTTAAACACAACATCTCCAGATGAATCCTTACAAAAGGGCAATTGGGTCAAGCTCATTTGTGGTGCTAGCTTTGAG GATGTAGTTGATATTAGAAATCTCTCTCTAGTTTACACATTAGCTGGAG TTGATTGCATTGATTGTGCTGCTGATGGGTCAGTGGTAAATGCGGTAAATGAAGGCATAGAGGCTGCAAGAGCTATTGTACCTATTCGAAGGCCCTGGGTAATGATCAGTGTTAATGATCATGAAGATCTTCATTTCCGCAAAGCTC AATTTGACCCGGATGACTGTCCCCCAGACTGCTCAAGACCATGCGAGAATGTTTGTCCTGCTGATGCTATATCACTAAATGATACACTTAGCGCACTGCAG CATGGAGTATTGACAGAACGGTGCTATGGTTGCGGAAGATGCTTTCCTATCTGCCCATATGATAAAATAA TGGAGATTACATATATAAGAGATGCTGCTGCAACAGCTGAGCTTCTGAAAAGGGGTGATGTTGATGCTATGGAGATACATACAAGTGGAAG GTATATATCATTCTTTAAAGAACTTTGGGATGGATTGGGAGATTCTGTTAGCTGTCTGAAACTTGTCGCT GTTAGCTTGCCTGACATAGGTGATAAAACCATATCTGCAATGAATATGATGTACTCTGTCATGGAAGCCAATCTGTCTTTTTTTAACCTATGGCAG TTGGATGGGCGCCCCATGAGTGGAGATATCGGGCGAGGTGCCACCAGGGAAGCAATAGCTTTTGCG GTTTCCTTCAACTGGCTGGTGGTACTAATGCTCACACAGTAA
- the LOC141684116 gene encoding ATP-citrate synthase beta chain protein 2 produces MATGQIFSKTTQALFYNYKQLPIQRMLDFDFLCGRDTPSVAGIINPGSEGFQKLFFGQEEIAIPVHSSIEAACAAHPTADVFINFASFRSAADSSKSALKQPTIRVVAIIAEGVPESDTKELIAFARANNKVVIGPATVGGIQAGAFKIGDTAGTIDNIIQCKLYRPGSVGFVSKSGGMSNEMYNTIARVTDGIYEGIAIGGDVFPGSTLSDHVLRFNNIPQVKMIVVLGELGGRDEYSLVEALKEGKINKPVVAWVSGTCARLFKSEVQFGHAGAKSGGEMESAQAKNQALHDAGAVVPTSYEAFETSIKETFEKLAEKGEISLIKEVQPPQIPEDLSTAIKSGKVRAPTHIISTISDDRGEEPCYAGVPMSSIVEQGYGVGDVISLLWFKRSLPRYCTQFIEICIMLCADHGPCVSGAHNTIVTARAGKDLVSSLVSGLLTIGPRFGGAIDDAARYFKDAYDRNLTPYEFVESMKKKGIRVPGIGHRIKRGDNRDKRVELLQLFARTHFPSVKYMEYAVQVENYTLSKANNLVLNVDGAIGSLFLDLLAGSGMFTKPEINEIVGIGYLNGLFVLARSIGLIGHTFDQKRLKQPLYRHPWEDVLYTK; encoded by the exons ATGGCTACTGGACAAATATTTTCAAAGACTACACAAGCATTGTTCTACAATTATAAACAACTACCTATCCAACGAAtgcttgattttgattttctttGTG GTAGGGATACACCGTCAGTTGCTGGAATTATAAATCCTGGTTCAGAAGGATTTCAGAAGCTCTTTTTTGGTCAGGAAGAAATCGCCATACCGGTACACTCAAG CATTGAAGCTGCCTGTGCTGCACATCCTACCGCTGATGTATTTATCAACTTCGCATCATTCAGAAG TGCTGCTGATTCATCAAAATCAGCTCTAAAACAGCCGACCATTAGGGTTGTGGCTATAATAGCTGAAGGTGTTCCAGAGTCGGATACGAAGGAATTGATTGCATTTGCAAGAGCAAATAATAAG GTTGTTATTGGCCCTGCTACTGTTGGGGGTATTCAAGCTGGGGCTTTCAAGATTGGTGACACTGCTGGAACAATTGATAATATTATTCAGTGCAAGCTCTACAGGCCTGGATCGGTTGGATTTGTCTCCAAATCT GGTGGTATGTCCAATGAAATGTACAACACAATTGCTCGTGTGACTGATGGAATTTATGAAG GTATTGCCATCGGAGGGGATGTGTTTCCAGGTTCAACCCTGTCTGACCACGTTTTACGGTTTAACAATATTCCCCAG GTCAAAATGATAGTTGTACTTGGGGAACTTGGTGGGCGAGATGAATATTCCCTAGTTGAAGCCCTAAAAGAGGGAAAAATTAATAAACCAGTAGTTGCTTGGGTCAGTGGAACTTGTGCACGACTTTTCAAGTCTGAAGTACAATTTGGTCATGCG GGGGCAAAGAGTGGTGGAGAGATGGAGTCTGCACAGGCAAAAAATCAGGCACTTCATGATGCTGGGGCCGTTGTTCCAACTTCATATGAAGCCTTTGAAACTTCAATTAAGGAAACATTCGAGAAATTG GCGGAGAAAGGGGAGATTTCACTGATAAAGGAAGTTCAACCTCCACAAATCCCTGAGGATCTTAGTACTGCAATCAAGAGTGGAAAAGTACGAGCTCCAACTCATATTATTTCTACTATCTCTGATGATAGAG GTGAAGAGCCATGTTATGCTGGCGTTCCCATGTCCTCCATTGTTGAACAAGGATATGGTGTTGGTGATGTTATCTCCCTATTGTGGTTCAAGCGCAGCCTTCCTCGTTACTGTACACAATTTATCGAG ATTTGCATTATGTTATGTGCCGACCATGGTCCTTGTGTATCTGGAGCTCACAACACAATAGTAACGGCAAGAGCTGGAAAAGACCTTGTGTCCAGTCTTGTTTCAG GGTTGCTAACAATTGGTCCCCGATTTGGCGGGGCTATCGATGATGCTGCTCGATACTTTAAGGATGCTTATGACAGG AATCTTACACCTTACGAGTTTGTCGAAAGTATGAAAAAGAAAGGAATTCGTGTTCCAGGAATTGGACACAG GATAAAGAGAGGTGATAACAGAGATAAGCGAGTAGAGCTTCTGCAACTCTTTGCACGCACTCATTTTCCTTCTGTAAAGTACATGGAGTATGCCGTTCAAGTTGAAAACTACACTCTCTCAAAGGCAAATAACCTGGTCCTTAATGTTGATGGTGCCATCGGCTCTCTGTTCTTGGATCTCCTAGCTGGGAGTGGAATGTTCACCAAACCAGAAATTAATGAGATTGTTGGTATTGGTTATCTGAATGGGCTCTTCGTCCTTGCTCGTTCCATTGGTCTCATTGG GCACACGTTCGATCAGAAGAGACTAAAGCAGCCACTATATCGTCACCCATGGGAAGACGTTCTGTATACAAAATGA